The window CTGAAACCATGCCCTTGACATGCTTCATATATCTTCAGAGAGACTCTCAATTCTGTAAACCCTGTTAGAGATGCAGAAACAACATGCCAATAAGAAACATGAGACAGAAGAAATCCAACGTTTCCTGCTTGTGATAGTTCACATCACAGCACATTTGCTAGATGCATGTTTTCTCCGAGCACTAGATTGCTAATGGAATTTTGGCATCAACATGTCAGATAAAGATCTTACTTCCACAGTCAACATTCACAAGAGAGATCTTTGCAGCCTTCACCACTCTGTTCTTCCCTTGGCTGGTTGGCCCTTGCCAGGTATGGGCTTTCTTACTGCACCCTCTTCCTTAATGATTTTTATCTGTAAGCAGATCTTATAAATTCATCCTTAAATTCACATTGACATCTGAGAATAAAAAAGACCCTGGATTAGTAAGCATTTGAATGCATCGATCTGAAGTGACATTTCAATTTGCCAAGGAAGGTCAGGAAATCAGAAGTCAAAGGAAAGACAGAGAAGAATGTGGTGTACATCCCTAAATGCAGGTACTCTTTGATCCCTTGTTCATATCTCAGACAACGAAAAACAAGAAATGAAAAGATTATGCAATTATATACGGTAGAATTCATACATCTCATCTGTTCATTGTTAAGACTTTGTGAAGTTTTGCTTCTGCCATGCAGGTTTCTGGAGAGCACCAACTGTGTAGGGATGTGCACAAACTTGTGCAAGGTCCCCTCCCAGAAGTTCATCCAGGATTCACTCGGCATGCCTGTCTACATGGTTCCAAGTATGAGTCTTACTCTATCACTCTCGGACAACCCTTCAAAATTGCATATCATATATACCAGACGATTGTCTTCCCTCGGATACTTGTACTCGCTATGGGAGGACAAGTAGGCCACATCGACAGTAGATTGCACCATCTTTTACGAACAGTGGATGCACCATCCCTGAAGGaagaaaagggaggaggaggggtGGGAGATTGCACCATGTTTCCGTGAGTTGAGGTCCACAGAGCAACCATTTAGGGAACAAGAAAAATAGAACGAGATCCACAATGGGAGTATAAAATGCTTTGCGTCACCTTTTCCCTCAATGTTTCAGAGCGAAGAGCTCCCCTGTCTGCAGTCAGCCATTGTCGTGCTCCATGCTCTTCCATTCATTCTAGTGTCCGAGAAGAAACATCGTTCCCTCATTTGCCATCACATTCCATGAGACATCTACACTTGCACCGTCAAGTCTCACTCACGACAAGCACTGGCTTGTTCAAGTTGAGCATTGAGCTCCAGTAGATGCTGCACAAGCAGCAACTGATATTTTCGAGTAATATGTTTATTTTCTATAGATTTACAAGATACAAGTGATCTAAATCAAATGGTTACGATTGCTGAATCCCAGATTTTGAAGACCTGAGCTGCGAGATGGTCTTTGGTCAGCAACCTCCTCTTCATGACCCCACGTTGAAGCAACCATGCTACCACAAGTCCTGTAATGGCATCGATCCCAGCACGTTGACAGGCAAAAGAATTCATCCCTTGACTTCTTCTAACTACGATCTTATTTGGCCACTGTTTGCAGGCATAACAAAGCAGAAACATGGTGTGAACTGCTCCAGTGGATGAAAGAGAACTGGCAGCACTTCATCCTACGACGCAGCAGATTACACTGTATTAAATATGCAGTTGATTTAGTCTTTCTTTCAACTGAAAATATATGTACTGTCGATCAGAAGGTGATGGGAATACTGTTTACATGTCATTTGCTGTCGAATTAAATATGTAGAACAAGACACATTTCAGTCTCCGAATAATTGTGATGTGACGCCCTTTAATACCCCTTTTGGTTTGACTTTTCTTTTTAGAATCTTCTCACAGGATCTAAATAATGAATCACAAGAGAATCTTATCATCGAGGAACTGCGTTTGTCGAATTCATCCCCACTAATGGTAGGTGAGATCAATAGCAATCCACAATTACGATATGGGAATTGGAGAGTAAGACCATCAGTCAACACATCATGTGCATGCTTAAAGCAACATAAAGCGCGAGTTAGGGCTAATCGAGAAACCTTTTTTCCATGGGAATGCCATAACTAAGTTTTCTATTAGGAAGACGATGAAGGTTTATTCCACGTACGGACTTCTGACTGCATTCTTACGGCAAACAAtggcaaatctccatttagtttaCGGAAACTTTTGACAGTCCTTTTGCGTGCAAAGCCATTGTCCATGAAGAACTGAAGAATGATAATTTGATATTTCCAAATGCCAACTATCTGAACTCATTGATCTTAGGAGGATTCAACTAAATCCGGATTGAAACTGGCACCAAAGAAGAATAGGGAGGAGGAATGGGTAATTGCGCCATAGTTTCTGTGAGACGAGGACCACCAGGCAACCATTCAGGGAACAAGAAGAATGGAACTGATGTCCACGAGGGGAGTATAAAATGCTTCACGTCACCTTTTTCCGCGGACATTCCAAAGCGATGACCTTCCCTGTCGGCAGTCCTCCATGCAATGAATAAAGATCGATCCCATCAGCCATTGTTGTGCTCCATCTTCTTCCATTCATCCTAGTGTCTGACAACAAACTGGATGTTCCAGTGACAGGACAGCAATACACTGTTACTGTCAAATCTCACTCATGACAAGCACTGCCATTCTCAAGTTGAGCTTTGTGTAGATGCACAACTAGTGCTCCCTGTTGCTGCTAATATCTCAACATCTGCGGCTCACATCTCTGGATTTTATTGAAGAGGATATTAGATGCTCTTTGTTAAATGTCGTAGTTGCAAGTACATAAAGAAAACACATGAGCTTCAGAGAGGCTTGGCAATGAACGGATGAGAGCAGACGACGGATGTGAAGCAAAAGGTGATGGCATTGCTGCCTGATAGAGTCTCATCATCGAATCACAAGAGATTGTCATCATGGAGGAACCTCTTTGACTCTCCGCTTGCTCTAATTACATCTAAATGATATGACAGGCATATCTGTCATTATCTATAGACCTCTAAGAGAGTAGGAAACGCGAATGATTCCGCGGGACTGCTCACCTCACTTGTTGGACCAGATGCAGATGCAGATGCAGTAGCCAACAAGCAAGCATGTTACAGGGATCTGAGATGACCCAGATGCTCCACTAGGATTTCCATGGATTCACTTCTCGGTGGACTCTGAACTGATTGCCCCAACCAGAGAATGAGCAAACAGGCCGATCCACTCTCTGACCTCCTAAATGGCGAGTGGCCATGACAATTTGGTGCCGTTGGTTGTAATTGATATGCCTTCAAGAACTATAGGGCAAATGAGTCGTTGACCAAGAAAACCTTGGAAACTCACATAACCGTTCCTCTTTGTGTTAATATTCGCATATTCCATATAATAATGATTCGTATCTCACACCATGATGCTGACATAATCCCTCGGCCTCAACCTGTGCCTTAACACTCCGCTAAATTCCTAATTGGGCCTTCTAGTAGGTACAACAATTGGCCAATTAAGGGCCCGTAATCTCGCTTCACTGTTGTACATAGATCGGGCTCAACAGGTATGGGCCAATATGGCCCATTAATACCTAGTAAGAGATTGGACTCGATCCGTTCCTGCCCGCTTTGCCCCCGGCCGCTCGAATTGGCCAACCGCACTTCACCGCCATCCCCGACGGCGGAGTTAGCCGGCGGCCGCGTCGAGTAGATCTTCGCCACTTCCCCCTCGCGGCGTCGCGTGGACTTCAGCTTGGTTCGTGAACCCTCACCTGTAGCGCCACCAACGGCGGAGGGGGATTCTGTGTGCCGATAGTTCGGTTTGGCTTGATCGTGGAGCAGACGAAGGGCGGCGTGGCCACGAGGTTGGAGGAAGGGACGACGAAGATGAACGCTTGGGCGGCGACGGTGAGTGGATCCGTACTTTGTGGTTGATTCTGTGTTTTGCGCCTTTGGTTCGGCCAAATGGCAACCTCGTTGTCTGCCTTCTACTCTTTACGCGTCGATGCTCGCCACTGGGGATGGGCTTCTGTTGGTATTTGATGACATCTACAGGGCACTTCAGGTAATCTTGCGAGAAATGTAGTGTGGAATATGATTCTTATGCTTGATTTGAGCGATCAGGAGTCCTATCTATGAGAAGTATGTACAAGGATAAGGTAAACATGCAGTTTTTGTCTTGGAAAGAAGGAAATCAGCGTAAGCTATCTAGGGATCAGGTGATATATCGAGAAGGAGAATATGGATGAAACTGAATCTGAAAAGCAGTTATAACatgagaaaagggaaaaaaattgtGATCATTGTTTGAGAGATTACGGTACTGAAAAGGTCAGACTTTTCAGAAAGATCAACAGAAGGGTAAAAAAATATTAGGTGGAGAATCTCAACAGACAGTACTTCCAAATGGTTTTGCTAGTTCTGATTTGAGATCTCTGCCAACATCTTTGATGATCCAGAAATTGATTAGAAGAGTAAAAGAAATGAGAAAGAGGTCGGCGATGCAAGTCTGAGATGACAGAGTAGACATACTGTTAGGTTTATTATTTTGGTATTTTGCTGCTTAATCAAACATGAAAACGTGCATTCAAGCTTGAAAATGATTGAGTTTTAAACAACTCCCTTACACTTTAAAGTATAACATCTCATTGAGTATCTGAATCTAGAATAACCAGTTATATGATTTGGAACTCAACAACATTGGATCCTAACAATGTGCTTCTCCAAGTTTTAAGACACAAAAGGAAAACCAAAATGGATATTAAAAATCTACTATCTTTTAAACTGTGAATGTCAAATCCAATACTGATTTGTCTGGGGAAAGTCTCAAGTGCACCTAGATGTGAATGGTTTCCTTGAACTACATATCATGCACGAAAAAATAGGGGAAATTGAGTTTTTAAAAATTGTGCTCTGACTCATTTCTTATAGATTGTTATGGTATCAGTTGATTAATATAGCACTGATTTTTTCACGAGGAATGTTTTACAAAATCTAATATAACTTATCAGAATAATGCAAAAGTAAATCATTAGTAGTGCAGAATTAAAATACTCATGTATATTATGTTCCTTGAAGACATATGGTGTGCATGATCATTCTTATGCCCACGACTCGTTAAACAGTTTGGTGCTGATATTTGTGTTGATTCAAGAGAATTGTTTGTGTAACAAGACAACTGTCATTAGACTCATAACTATAGAATACGTAAATGCAACCTTGCTTTCCTGAACTGATTTTTGAGTTTCTGCACTCAAGTCATGAAATCTTAATTCAACTTTTCTGGGTTTTCGTGCATATATAGGCGTCTAAATTTAATCCATGACAATGTATCAGAAAAGGGTGACTGGTCACCCAGGTCACAATTTATTCACTATAAAAAGGGTCAATGTGCAttgtttccaacatgttattcatCAGGATTGCATGTTCCAACCATGCTGGCTTTTGCTGGTTGGCACTGATTTTGTCGGCAGTGGTATCTGCATGATTTATCACAAGAATTTGCTGACACAACAATATATTGGCATAATACTTATGGCAGCCAGCATGCCTCTGATCTTGTCTGAGATGCATTGTGCCAGCACATTACCCGCAAGGACGAATCTATTATATGTGTGGCTAAGGAGAGAAAGATTAGCAGAGGACTTAAGCTTCAGAAGAACATTTGCCCAATTATTAAGATGACCAAGTGTCCTTTAACTCATCTAATCTGCAGACAATCATGAAAATTTACTATTTCGTTGAGCTTGTAGTATCTTGCTGAGCTTTGCTAAGCCTGTCTTTTCCTATAGCATTATGACTTTGCATATACGAGGAATCTACGCGGCTATAAGGAATTGATCAGTATCCTATAGCCAATTTTCAGTGAAAAGACAtagttttgttattttcttttgcaaCATCATTAAGCTATTTGACTTTTTTAGTCCTTCTAGTTGTTGTCTTCTCAATATTTATTCTTGTGAAACTAGATAGGAATGAGaacttattttctttttaattcaGAATGGCTAGTATGTAAACGGGAAACACAAAACTTGTGTTTCATCTTCATCTAATTTCATTCTCCCTTGGTCTCATTCCAACTACTTGCACTAAGATGAGATTTGGAGAGTATGACAAAGGTTGTTAATGATTGATATCTGTGGCACTACGTATCCTATATGGATTGCTGCACCACAACCTTGTCATTTGGCTTCATGAAATTAGTCACTTCTATCATTTTGCTCTTTGGAAGCCttttttcttatataatttttAGTTGGAGGGATCCAACTCATAACATTTATGCTGGCTATTCAACCACAGGATGGTGATGTAGTTGTTACTTCTACAGATTTCTGAACAAAAATTATATCAGTTGATAATCTAAAACATACTAATGCAGTGTGACACTCTtgcaaattttatttttctttttaaatgtctCTTGCAATAACATAATTGCACTTCAAATTGTTATTTTTTAATGTGCAATTATGTTTTAACAGTGAGCATAAGTGTTATTTTTCTAATTCTGTCTATTAAAGTCTTTATAGGTTTTATTTCAGTTTATTACCATCCTACTACTATTCATTATGGTTCACTACAGTAAAATTTCAGTCTTGTTGATTGAGTCTACTCTCTATAAACATGGGCAGCTGAAAACTTTTTTGTTCTTAAGTTATTTTAGATATATCTCTACTTATTTATATACTGATAGAACAgcccttttaaataaaaaaataaatgaaactgTTAAGATTCAAGTTGCTACATGTAAAGAGAAAAAAAGCCACTGCCATGTATGAAAACTCAAACTGCAGCTTGCAGTTCCTTTCTAACTGCAGTAAAATTCTTCCTAATCTCTTCAATCCTTTTTGTTGTCCTTCTGTATGATACAAGAGCTCAAATTTGATGATGCTATCTATCTTCTTCAATTAGACTGTACAATTATGCTCATGAGGATTGATTAGACAATGCCCATTCTTTTTTCcttatcttttctctttttctatatGATAAAAGTATAATAAAGAACTTGTATGACTTGATAGAAGATAAATAATTGCCAATTGAACATGTGGTGGTTCCTGTCTCGATATCAGGTATTAGCTGAGTCAAATCTCTGGAATAATTAGTCATGGTTACTAGTCTCTTTAAAAGTATCAAGCTAAATTTACAATTTCAACCTTCCCTTTGTGATTATTGAAATTGTCATGTTCTTTATAATAGAGAATCTGCAGGGCTCTTTATTTCACTTCAATAAGTAACAAATTACAGCCGATCTGTACCAAACTTTCATGCCAAATCTGCAATATCTCAACAACTTCTACCTGCTTTCTTGCAGACTACTTTGTGTTCCCATTCAGCTTTCCCAGACAAGTGTTACATTAGAGACATGTGATTCCTACATTGTACTAACTCCACCAATGTCCAGGCTTGGATAATCTTTTAGGGGATCTAACAACTTAGAATTCACTGGCATTATATGATATTTTCAAACAAAAGCCCAAATGACTGCAGATGACCAACCAACTCCACTTGATGCATCAGTACACATCGTAGCAAGTGATTATtttaagtcatttagggtctgcaTATAGACTTCCAAACAAGACTATCCCTTCCTAAGAATTCCCCTCAGTAACTATCATCGGCATGTTTATGCTCTTTCTAAGAATCTCAAGCTCTAAGAGGTAATTTTGAACCTCCAGCTTGCTAAGCATAGTTTTGATCTTTTTTCACCATGTCTGGAGCATTTGGCAGATAAATTTGTTGTACATCCTTTCCTGTTATATGCTAGTATAGTCTTCCTAGCTTCTTCACTCACTAAATATTGCAAGAAAAAGAGATGTTTCTTTAAGAACTAGTTTATTTGTTTAGATTTTGTTATTAAGCTGATCTGTTGCAGGTTCTAAGTATGAGAGGTGAAGATGATGACGGTGTCGTGTTACAGCTGGTCTCTGGTACCCCAAACCTGTCATTTGAGGTAATATTATAAACATAAGTATAGACTCAGTAAGTTCAATCCACCATATTTCTTGTCTAGATGTTCCTTATTTGATGTTCACAGAAGACCTAAGTTGATCTATTTTAGTTTTGTATACAACTTGTGAGTTCCCTTGTGTCTTGGTGACATATTTGTTTTTCCTATGTTCATTGTTTTCGGTGCCAAACTATGCTAAGAATCACTATGCTTCTTGCCAATCCTCCCCATCCCACCTccattcttccttttttttccgttctgtttcttttttctctcccaccctcatcttgtttcttctgcccTCATGGCTTCAATTTCTTATTCCTGCAGTGTTTACTAGTGTAGAATGGCCTGTACCTCGAGACATTTAAaattcaatattttgatcatatgTTTCGTATTCCGTGGAAATTTTTTTTGTTCATCAAAGCAATCCCTGGTTACTTTTTCATCCATATGTTTTAATCACCCCTAGATCTCAACCTGCACAAAATACATATGCAAATTGAAACATTTGTAACTAcagaaatatcttatatatttcaGCCTAGCACCATTAGTATGATGACAAACAATATCTTAAGAAAGGGCTGAAGCATATATATGGTACAAAATACTGCATGACAAGTGTCAATGCAGCATTTTGGTCAGTAAGTATCCAGAATAACTAGTGTTTTATTGTAGTGTACAAATAATAATCTCTCTAGTGCATCTTTGTCTTATGAGGTCAGACCATCAAAAGAATTCAGTGCTCTTATATTAATCGGTGTTAAATATCGAAGACATTTCCAAAAATAACCTGTCAGAAGCAAGTTCTCTCAATCTGATATGTCAAATAATGGCCTATGGGAATTTGTTAAGACTTTGATCAAACAATCCTCACCCTTTTAGTTAACGCCAGAGCAAATGCTATTGATTACCTGTTGCTTTTATGTTCACAGGCTGCAATACTTGCATATTCAGCATTTATCGATATCATAGCTCTGATCTCATCAACTTTCATGAACTTGGCATGTGACACCTTGTGATCGATTTTCCCTTTGTTGTGTTTTTTTTTGCTTGTGGTTGTTGCGTCTACCTTTACTTCTGTGCATGCATGGCAGTTGCAAGTTTATAGGATTCTTCTGCTCAGGACCCAATCTTTTGATCTGACATCTTATACCACTTTTCTCCTTTGATTATGTGAGCCTGCAACCTCTTTCCTGTTTTGATTGCATGTGAACTTATTCCTCAAGTGTGCAATTGGTGCATGGCATTCCTGTCTGCCAGTTCAAGACTTCTATGTCTCTGTGTAACACTCCTCGTTCATCTTATCACCAGGAGGTAAGTAAAGACGGAAGTAATCTGCGCTTTCGATTTAATTGTTCAGCTGACAGCAATGAGGGTCAAGGAATGAAGCTCGTGAAAGAAGATACAGGAGCAGGAATGCGGTCGCTCTACTTCAAAGTCCTCGGCATAATGCCAATGTCTGTTATTGCTGCTTCTATCCACCGCTCCTACCACCAACTTGAGACCCTCAAACTCGAGCCAGAGCACAATGTGGCTTCATAGCCATGGCAGCTCGTCGGAGTCTGCACGTGCCCATGGACTACTCCTGCATATAGCTCCAAACTATACTCACGATCGATGCATCCTAATCTACCTCCATTTCAACAGAAGCATCATCCAATGCCCGTATTACGTCCATCCTCTTCTGTTTTTTTGTCAAGGTAGGTTGATAAATCGGTGCAATATCAAGCTTGAGTTAGGATTGTGTGTGTGTTCTTTTGGGGAATGTATGGGAAGAATTGTTATTTGCCTGCTTGTACATTGTGTTTGTGGTGGCTGTAGTGCGGTGGCTTCTCTTTCTGTTCTTGGACGGTGTAGAAAAAGTTAATGCAAATCTATATTTTGTGTACGATAATATACTAAATGGATGCTGTTGGAAGTATTGGTTGTAATGTCTTGGGACAGCATTGCAGTGCTTGTCAAGGAACGGGAAGGGATTCACGTAGTTTGCATGGTGGTGGG of the Musa acuminata AAA Group cultivar baxijiao chromosome BXJ3-2, Cavendish_Baxijiao_AAA, whole genome shotgun sequence genome contains:
- the LOC135631387 gene encoding beta-carotene isomerase D27, chloroplastic-like, with amino-acid sequence MEANILRCGGIKRLPPISRRPQGMELGHRMPPRKLLSSVVEARVQTEEKMVAATEKTTYKDNWFDRLAIRYLSRSLQATTGISNNKEGYESLVEAAIMICKKVDAKAQQDLVIQSLHSALPVIILTMIKILLPQSTFTREIFAAFTTLFFPWLVGPCQVRKSEVKGKTEKNVVYIPKCRFLESTNCVGMCTNLCKVPSQKFIQDSLGMPVYMVPNFEDLSCEMVFGQQPPLHDPTLKQPCYHKSCNGIDPSTLTGKRIHPLTSSNYDLIWPLFAGITKQKHGVNCSSG
- the LOC103975986 gene encoding uncharacterized protein LOC103975986, translated to MNAWAATVLSMRGEDDDGVVLQLVSGTPNLSFEEVSKDGSNLRFRFNCSADSNEGQGMKLVKEDTGAGMRSLYFKVLGIMPMSVIAASIHRSYHQLETLKLEPEHNVAS